One genomic region from Thermodesulfobacteriota bacterium encodes:
- a CDS encoding Nif3-like dinuclear metal center hexameric protein — protein sequence MNLKKVHRKGASSAGCTFFIETLPMTLIQDIINIIEEIAPSAWAEKWDNAGLQIGSLRQPVSAVFVAVDPTASVLERAIKSNAQLIITHHPLFFHPLRQLSLETSTGKIITRAIRKNISIYSAHTNLDMAPDGVSNALIERLALKDIHILKEEETPPPPHNKLVPLGYGCIGTFKTPITFKQFITKIKTDLQLPYLQMAGKAPARVRKVAVCGGSGSQFIEKAYKSGANLYITAELKHSHARMAEELNFCALDIGHFHSEKFGMMALARLIRKRLEKQDLKVDIIEDRTEKSPLQLIK from the coding sequence ATGAACCTTAAAAAGGTTCATAGAAAGGGTGCATCATCGGCAGGATGCACCTTTTTTATTGAAACGTTGCCTATGACCTTAATACAAGACATAATAAATATCATTGAGGAAATTGCTCCCTCCGCCTGGGCTGAGAAGTGGGACAATGCCGGCCTGCAGATAGGGTCATTGAGACAGCCGGTCAGCGCAGTCTTTGTGGCGGTTGATCCGACCGCTTCGGTCCTGGAACGGGCCATCAAGTCCAATGCCCAGCTCATAATAACCCACCATCCTCTTTTCTTTCACCCGCTCCGTCAGCTATCTCTTGAAACTTCAACCGGTAAGATCATAACCCGGGCTATACGTAAAAATATCTCTATATATTCCGCTCACACCAACCTGGACATGGCCCCGGACGGGGTCAGCAACGCCTTGATAGAAAGGTTGGCCTTAAAAGATATACATATCCTTAAGGAAGAGGAAACGCCGCCCCCGCCCCATAACAAACTCGTCCCTCTAGGTTACGGCTGCATCGGCACATTTAAGACACCCATAACCTTCAAGCAATTTATTACCAAAATAAAGACCGACTTACAGTTACCATATCTACAGATGGCCGGTAAGGCCCCGGCCAGGGTACGCAAGGTAGCCGTATGCGGTGGAAGTGGTTCTCAATTTATAGAAAAGGCATACAAATCAGGTGCAAACCTGTATATAACCGCCGAACTAAAACATAGCCATGCCCGTATGGCGGAAGAACTCAACTTCTGTGCCCTGGACATTGGCCATTTCCATTCTGAAAAGTTTGGTATGATGGCCCTGGCCCGATTAATACGTAAGAGGCTGGAAAAACAGGATCTAAAAGTTGACATAATAGAAGACCGAACAGAAAAAAGTCCTTTACAGTTAATAAAATGA
- a CDS encoding C4-type zinc ribbon domain-containing protein, translating to MQQEVKLLIKLQAVDLEVKHIQDKKEEGPKGLRHIEKKAEEQEEELKAILEKQEELKQKKKGKETELEDEIAHLKKCQGKLMAVKTNREYQALLKEIEEIKKANRKREDEIVAVMEDIERLEKEIKEKQEELSKIGEEINIEKGKLDSLFQKYDKALAKFEGNRKTMVKDIPEELLKRYDFLRSKRNGLAVVGVLNAVCLGCHMNIPPQLYNELLKEKKMIYCPSCQRIIYYQDVPKAANEKG from the coding sequence TTGCAACAAGAGGTAAAATTGCTCATCAAGCTCCAGGCCGTTGATCTGGAAGTAAAACACATTCAGGACAAAAAAGAGGAAGGCCCAAAGGGGTTGCGCCATATCGAAAAAAAGGCAGAAGAACAAGAAGAAGAGCTAAAGGCTATCCTGGAAAAACAAGAGGAACTAAAACAAAAGAAAAAAGGAAAGGAAACAGAGTTAGAAGACGAAATAGCTCATCTCAAAAAATGCCAGGGCAAGTTAATGGCAGTGAAGACAAACAGGGAATACCAGGCCCTCTTAAAAGAAATAGAGGAAATTAAAAAGGCGAATCGCAAACGGGAAGATGAGATCGTAGCCGTCATGGAAGATATAGAGCGGCTGGAAAAAGAAATCAAAGAAAAACAAGAGGAGCTAAGTAAAATTGGGGAAGAGATAAACATCGAAAAAGGGAAATTAGATTCGCTTTTTCAGAAATATGACAAGGCATTGGCTAAATTTGAAGGAAATAGGAAAACAATGGTCAAAGACATACCGGAGGAGCTCCTCAAACGCTATGATTTTTTGAGAAGCAAGAGAAACGGCCTGGCCGTAGTGGGTGTCCTAAATGCCGTATGCCTGGGATGTCACATGAATATCCCGCCACAATTGTATAATGAACTGCTTAAGGAAAAAAAGATGATATACTGCCCAAGCTGCCAACGCATAATTTACTACCAGGATGTCCCTAAGGCAGCAAATGAAAAAGGATAG
- the ispF gene encoding 2-C-methyl-D-erythritol 2,4-cyclodiphosphate synthase yields METAHRVGFGYDVHRLVEGRRLVIGGVEIPFEKGLLGHSDADVLIHALCDALLGAACEGDIGRHFPDDDLRYKDSSSMYLLKEVMHIVNRKRLCVRNADLTLVAERPKIQKIIPQMVQNISSVLKISPLCVNIKATTTEGLGFTGQGEGMAAFAVVLLGQNPSSA; encoded by the coding sequence ATGGAGACAGCACATAGGGTAGGTTTTGGCTACGACGTACACCGCCTGGTAGAGGGCCGAAGACTGGTGATCGGTGGTGTGGAAATACCCTTTGAAAAGGGGTTGTTGGGCCACTCTGACGCCGATGTCCTTATCCATGCCCTGTGTGATGCCTTACTGGGCGCCGCCTGCGAGGGTGATATCGGACGTCACTTTCCGGATGACGACCTGCGTTATAAAGATAGCTCCAGTATGTACTTATTAAAAGAAGTTATGCATATCGTCAACCGTAAGCGACTTTGTGTGCGCAATGCAGACTTGACCCTCGTGGCAGAAAGGCCAAAGATTCAAAAAATCATCCCGCAAATGGTACAGAATATCAGCTCAGTCTTGAAAATATCCCCTCTTTGCGTAAACATAAAGGCCACCACCACTGAAGGACTGGGGTTTACAGGGCAGGGAGAGGGTATGGCTGCTTTTGCCGTGGTTCTCCTTGGACAAAACCCCTCGAGCGCCTGA
- the rpsU gene encoding 30S ribosomal protein S21, which translates to MPGIRVKTDESFEFALKRFKKQCEKAGILSEIRKREHYEKPSIKRKKKILAAKKRALKKTRRYVER; encoded by the coding sequence ATGCCGGGCATCAGAGTTAAAACAGATGAGTCCTTTGAATTTGCCCTAAAGCGTTTTAAAAAGCAATGCGAGAAGGCTGGCATATTATCCGAAATTCGTAAAAGGGAACACTACGAAAAGCCTAGTATTAAACGAAAAAAGAAAATATTGGCCGCGAAAAAAAGGGCGTTAAAGAAGACGCGCAGGTACGTAGAGAGATAA
- the cysS gene encoding cysteine--tRNA ligase, whose amino-acid sequence MTLRLYNSFSSQKEDFKPLQDNQVGIYVCGITAYDDCHLGHARAAVVFDVIIRYLRHRGFKVTHVQNITDIDDKIINRAREKGVSCKELSEHYTGEFHRDMESLGVARPDVEPKATEHIQDIIRLIETLISKGYAYAAEGNVFFSVEKFPGYGRLSHRSPEEMQAGARVEIDPRKHHPMDFALWKTGKPGEPAWESPWGPGRPGWHIECSAMSIRYLGETFDIHGGGQDLIFPHHENEIAQSVAATGKPFVRYFVHNGFVTINGEKMSKSLGNFLTIKDILSGYHPEALRLFLLSKHYRSPLDYSEDFIREKQVSLDRIYATLGEALEITAAPPGKRPGAAATGVSLPPEAEAACARIKDLKKLFYQAMDDDFNTAQAMGHIFDAAKGINTLLQISKKEPARACLDAIGAGASAIREVGQVLDLFATEPRVYLEKRRTEKLRKIPLPEKEISDLIRQREEARTKKDWAAADTIRKKLAGANIILKDSPQGTTWEIKE is encoded by the coding sequence ATGACGCTTAGATTATACAACTCCTTTAGCAGTCAAAAGGAAGACTTTAAGCCTCTGCAGGATAACCAGGTCGGTATCTACGTCTGCGGTATTACTGCCTATGATGATTGCCATTTGGGCCATGCCCGCGCAGCCGTAGTTTTTGATGTCATCATTCGCTACCTGCGCCACCGTGGATTTAAGGTGACTCACGTACAAAACATTACCGATATAGATGACAAGATCATCAACCGGGCCAGAGAAAAGGGAGTCTCCTGTAAGGAGCTTTCCGAACACTATACCGGGGAATTCCACCGGGATATGGAGAGCTTGGGCGTGGCCCGGCCGGACGTGGAGCCAAAGGCCACCGAGCATATCCAGGATATCATCCGTTTGATTGAGACCCTGATAAGCAAAGGGTATGCGTATGCGGCTGAAGGTAATGTCTTCTTCTCTGTGGAAAAGTTCCCTGGTTACGGACGGCTTTCCCATCGCAGCCCGGAAGAGATGCAGGCCGGCGCCAGAGTAGAAATTGACCCCCGAAAACACCATCCCATGGACTTTGCCCTCTGGAAGACCGGCAAGCCGGGCGAACCCGCCTGGGAAAGCCCCTGGGGGCCGGGCCGGCCCGGATGGCACATAGAATGCTCGGCCATGAGTATCCGCTACCTGGGGGAGACCTTCGATATCCATGGAGGGGGACAGGACCTCATCTTTCCGCATCATGAAAATGAGATAGCCCAGTCCGTGGCCGCCACTGGAAAACCATTTGTACGCTATTTTGTGCACAACGGATTTGTGACCATAAATGGTGAAAAGATGTCCAAATCCCTTGGCAACTTCTTGACTATAAAGGATATCCTGTCCGGTTACCATCCTGAGGCCCTACGCCTGTTTTTACTCTCCAAACATTACCGCAGCCCCCTGGATTACTCAGAAGACTTTATCCGGGAGAAGCAGGTCAGTCTGGATAGAATATACGCTACATTAGGTGAGGCCCTGGAAATCACCGCCGCCCCTCCGGGTAAGCGCCCCGGCGCAGCTGCGACAGGAGTTTCGCTGCCGCCTGAAGCAGAAGCCGCCTGTGCCCGGATCAAAGATCTTAAAAAACTATTTTACCAGGCCATGGACGATGACTTTAACACGGCCCAGGCCATGGGCCATATCTTTGATGCGGCAAAAGGGATAAACACCCTCTTGCAGATCAGCAAAAAGGAGCCAGCCCGGGCCTGTCTGGATGCTATCGGGGCCGGCGCCTCGGCCATCAGGGAAGTGGGCCAGGTACTGGATCTCTTCGCTACCGAGCCCAGGGTCTATCTGGAAAAACGACGGACAGAAAAACTGAGAAAAATCCCTCTCCCGGAAAAAGAGATCAGCGATCTCATACGCCAAAGGGAAGAGGCCCGCACAAAGAAAGACTGGGCTGCCGCCGATACTATCCGCAAAAAGTTGGCCGGGGCCAATATAATTCTCAAAGACAGCCCACAGGGAACAACCTGGGAGATAAAGGAGTAA
- the ispD gene encoding 2-C-methyl-D-erythritol 4-phosphate cytidylyltransferase: MSTIAIITAAGKGVRIGAPVAKQFLPVLGKPLLWHTIKVFENCPGIDNIILVLPPDMVKIGRELFQTKGEFKKLWKVVAGGKTRQQSVSNGLRAIPEKYKIVVVHDGVRPLVNEDTIKEVIELAKEKGAAIAAMPANDTLKQVSADGCIIRTVERSLIWQAQTPQAFRAELLRRAFTEAQKDNFYGTDEASLVERLEEPVYIIKGASTNIKVTTPADLKLVEILLRYRYGDST; this comes from the coding sequence ATGAGCACCATAGCTATAATAACTGCAGCAGGCAAAGGGGTGCGGATAGGCGCGCCCGTCGCCAAACAATTTTTGCCTGTCCTTGGGAAACCTCTCCTCTGGCATACAATCAAGGTCTTTGAAAACTGTCCGGGTATTGATAATATCATCTTAGTGCTCCCCCCGGATATGGTTAAAATCGGCCGGGAACTATTCCAGACTAAGGGTGAATTTAAAAAACTATGGAAAGTGGTGGCCGGTGGAAAAACCAGACAACAGTCTGTAAGTAACGGGCTGCGGGCTATACCTGAAAAATACAAAATAGTCGTTGTGCATGATGGGGTGCGGCCGCTGGTCAATGAGGATACTATAAAAGAAGTAATAGAATTGGCCAAAGAAAAAGGGGCAGCCATTGCCGCTATGCCGGCGAACGATACGTTGAAGCAGGTTTCGGCCGACGGGTGCATTATAAGAACGGTAGAAAGAAGTCTTATATGGCAGGCGCAGACGCCGCAGGCCTTCCGTGCTGAACTCTTAAGAAGGGCATTTACAGAGGCCCAAAAAGACAATTTCTATGGTACGGATGAGGCCTCGCTCGTAGAGAGGCTGGAAGAACCGGTCTATATAATCAAGGGGGCTTCCACCAATATAAAGGTAACCACGCCTGCCGATCTAAAATTAGTGGAGATATTGCTGAGATATAGATATGGAGACAGCACATAG
- the rpoD gene encoding RNA polymerase sigma factor RpoD: MGKEVEMEDLRELLSINEEGRYCYSEKLPEGVIGSGQLEDTVIPFEEIEIGIVENAKAGVDAKKAFVSDQESDRDDVTVDSEIITEISDPVKIYLREMGLVSLLSRDGEVELAKKIEQGEREIMAALLETPFGLQEILSLGEKLKKGRVNLRDIVKDLDEENSDETENIQREQKVISLIETVGRINKENKKIKDELLVTTEGPDYKKRLKRKLIKNKLDIIRFLKEIKLEQNQLDRIIGKLSGMANQLAKTEETVKKCRKILSIPISDIKRLLGKPLTPEKNSNLAKALKIKPSNLRETIATLAISLKKIRHIESEAKISSTTLKKLVFQIEKGGQKTQYAKNELIRANLRLVVSIAKKYTNRGLQFLDLIQEGNIGLMKAVEKFEYQRGYKFSTYATWWIRQAINRAIADQARTIRIPVHMIETINKLIRTSRYLVQELGREPTPEEIAERMDFPVDKVRKILKIAKEPISLETPIGDEEDSHLGDFIEDKKTAIPLEAVVNMGLIEQTRKVLSTLTPREEKVLRMRFGIGEQTDHTLEEVGQDFTVTRERIRQIEAKALRKLRHPSRSKQLKGFIEN, translated from the coding sequence ATGGGCAAAGAGGTAGAGATGGAAGACCTGCGAGAGTTGCTTTCTATAAACGAAGAGGGACGTTACTGCTATAGCGAAAAACTACCGGAAGGCGTCATAGGTTCAGGACAATTAGAAGACACTGTTATCCCCTTTGAGGAGATAGAGATCGGTATCGTGGAAAATGCCAAGGCGGGCGTAGATGCTAAAAAGGCGTTTGTATCCGACCAGGAGTCAGACCGTGATGACGTAACCGTCGATTCAGAAATCATTACCGAGATATCAGACCCGGTCAAGATATACCTGCGAGAAATGGGTCTGGTCTCATTACTAAGTCGCGATGGGGAAGTAGAACTGGCCAAAAAGATCGAACAAGGTGAGCGGGAAATCATGGCCGCCCTCCTGGAAACACCGTTTGGACTGCAAGAAATCCTTAGCCTGGGAGAAAAACTAAAAAAGGGGCGGGTTAACCTCCGGGATATAGTAAAGGATCTGGATGAAGAAAATTCAGATGAAACGGAAAATATCCAGCGCGAACAAAAAGTGATCAGCCTGATCGAGACTGTTGGACGAATTAATAAAGAAAATAAAAAAATAAAAGATGAGTTGCTGGTTACTACCGAGGGTCCTGATTATAAAAAACGCCTCAAAAGAAAACTTATAAAGAATAAACTCGATATTATAAGGTTCCTTAAGGAAATCAAATTAGAACAAAACCAACTCGACAGAATCATTGGCAAGCTCTCCGGCATGGCTAATCAACTGGCCAAAACAGAAGAAACGGTCAAGAAATGTAGAAAAATTCTAAGTATTCCCATTAGCGATATAAAACGACTATTAGGAAAGCCCTTAACCCCTGAGAAAAACAGTAACCTGGCCAAGGCCCTCAAAATAAAACCCTCCAATCTTCGAGAAACGATTGCCACCCTCGCCATCTCCCTGAAGAAAATTCGGCACATCGAATCCGAGGCTAAGATAAGTTCAACCACTCTGAAAAAACTAGTCTTCCAAATAGAAAAAGGGGGCCAAAAAACTCAATATGCCAAGAATGAATTAATAAGGGCCAACCTGAGACTGGTAGTAAGCATAGCTAAAAAGTACACTAACCGCGGTCTGCAATTTCTCGACTTGATTCAAGAAGGTAATATTGGCCTGATGAAGGCTGTAGAAAAGTTTGAATATCAGCGGGGCTATAAATTCAGCACATACGCCACATGGTGGATACGGCAGGCCATCAACCGGGCTATTGCCGACCAGGCTCGGACCATACGCATCCCGGTGCATATGATAGAAACTATTAACAAGCTGATCCGCACTTCCCGATATCTCGTGCAAGAGCTGGGCCGCGAACCAACTCCAGAGGAGATTGCGGAAAGGATGGACTTCCCCGTGGATAAGGTACGTAAGATACTAAAAATCGCCAAGGAGCCCATATCGCTGGAAACTCCCATCGGGGATGAAGAAGACAGTCATCTCGGGGACTTCATAGAGGACAAGAAAACAGCTATACCCCTGGAGGCAGTAGTCAACATGGGTCTGATAGAACAAACCCGAAAAGTTCTGTCCACACTCACTCCACGAGAAGAAAAGGTCTTACGTATGCGTTTTGGGATTGGAGAGCAGACCGACCACACCTTAGAGGAAGTGGGGCAGGATTTTACTGTAACCCGGGAACGTATCCGTCAGATTGAAGCCAAGGCATTGCGCAAATTACGTCACCCTAGCCGGAGCAAACAATTGAAGGGATTTATTGAAAATTAG
- the dnaG gene encoding DNA primase, translating into MALLPDSKIDEIGNTANIVEVISNYVSLKKVGRNYQGLCPFHSEKTPSFSVSEEKQIFHCFGCGIGGNVFSFLMRYHNISFVQAVRDLAKQYQIPLPDIRTSPHKRNETDKTELIYNLNEKAAAYYTYILNNHPEAKPAMAYLEKRGFPPDLTALFGLGYALPNWDGLCRQLTRHNHPLPLAEEAGLVIQKKNGGYYDRFRNRIIFPIFDVAGRVIAFGGRVLDDTLPKYLNSPETPVYHKGNSLYGLHLARNEFRHKGRGFIVEGYFDFLSLYAYGIKNVVATLGTALTPNHIRILKGYAEEFIILFDSDQAGVNAALRSIPLFLKEGASAKVLILPSGHDPDTFIRAHGVEKFEDMADKAMPLTKFLLDKLTQKWGQSLEGKAQILREIRPAIQDITDPIKRSLYIAEIADSLKITEGLIEKALRWNSDMETQKALINIKPAPGNADLYLEKTIIEILLSYPQYLPIFLKERRGEDLFKDEGLKYIFTHLKSIFEEDGAVDARQLLARVKDPAMESKIAAIMLDAPTYTGTEVESVVQDLLTKVRGRELQRQTKMLLGQIKEAERTKQYGVANNAAKELMEEHKKLLVRHKG; encoded by the coding sequence ATGGCGCTATTACCGGACAGTAAAATCGACGAAATCGGGAATACGGCCAACATAGTTGAAGTCATCAGTAACTATGTATCTCTAAAAAAAGTCGGCCGCAATTATCAGGGGCTTTGTCCGTTCCATTCTGAGAAGACTCCCTCTTTCAGCGTAAGCGAAGAAAAACAAATCTTTCATTGTTTCGGCTGCGGCATCGGAGGCAATGTCTTTAGCTTTCTAATGCGATACCACAACATATCCTTTGTGCAGGCAGTGCGAGACCTGGCCAAACAATATCAAATCCCCCTCCCTGATATCCGGACCTCCCCACATAAACGAAATGAAACAGACAAAACAGAACTAATTTATAACCTAAACGAAAAAGCTGCGGCCTACTATACTTACATTCTCAATAATCACCCGGAGGCCAAACCGGCCATGGCCTATCTGGAAAAGAGGGGGTTTCCCCCTGATCTAACCGCCTTATTCGGCCTTGGCTACGCACTGCCGAACTGGGACGGTCTTTGCCGCCAGTTAACCCGGCATAATCACCCTCTCCCCCTGGCAGAAGAGGCGGGATTGGTTATACAGAAAAAAAATGGGGGATATTATGATCGTTTCCGTAATCGCATAATCTTCCCTATCTTCGATGTCGCAGGAAGAGTTATTGCCTTTGGAGGCCGCGTCCTGGACGATACCCTGCCCAAATATCTCAATTCACCGGAAACACCTGTCTATCATAAAGGAAATTCCCTCTACGGCCTTCATCTGGCCAGGAATGAATTCAGACATAAAGGCCGTGGATTCATCGTGGAGGGCTATTTTGACTTTTTATCTCTCTACGCCTATGGCATAAAAAATGTCGTGGCTACGCTGGGAACAGCCCTGACCCCAAATCATATCCGGATCTTAAAAGGCTATGCCGAAGAGTTCATAATCCTCTTTGACTCTGATCAGGCCGGCGTCAATGCCGCTCTGCGGAGCATTCCCCTCTTTTTAAAAGAGGGGGCCTCAGCTAAGGTCTTGATATTACCCAGCGGTCATGACCCGGACACCTTTATCCGCGCCCATGGTGTTGAAAAATTTGAAGATATGGCGGATAAGGCCATGCCCTTGACTAAATTTTTGTTAGACAAACTTACTCAAAAATGGGGACAGTCTCTGGAGGGCAAGGCACAAATTCTCCGGGAGATAAGACCGGCTATCCAGGACATAACCGACCCCATCAAACGATCCCTCTACATAGCCGAGATAGCCGATAGCCTGAAAATAACCGAAGGGCTTATTGAAAAAGCGCTGCGCTGGAATTCGGATATGGAAACTCAAAAGGCGCTCATAAATATAAAGCCGGCGCCCGGAAATGCTGATTTATACCTGGAGAAAACGATTATAGAAATCCTGCTGTCTTATCCGCAATATCTACCAATTTTCTTAAAAGAAAGGAGGGGGGAAGATCTCTTTAAAGATGAAGGGCTTAAGTACATCTTTACTCACCTGAAAAGTATATTTGAAGAAGACGGTGCGGTCGATGCCAGACAATTGCTGGCGAGGGTTAAAGATCCTGCTATGGAAAGCAAGATCGCAGCCATTATGCTCGATGCCCCAACATACACCGGAACTGAGGTGGAATCAGTAGTACAGGATCTTCTAACTAAGGTCCGCGGGCGGGAACTGCAGCGTCAGACAAAAATGCTACTTGGACAAATCAAAGAGGCAGAAAGAACAAAACAATATGGTGTCGCCAACAATGCGGCCAAGGAACTCATGGAAGAGCATAAAAAGCTTTTGGTCCGGCATAAGGGATGA
- the uvrB gene encoding excinuclease ABC subunit UvrB yields MSLFNLVSDFKPLGDQPKAIEALTRSLQKGHKHQVLLGVTGSGKTFTMAHVIARTERPALVIAPNKTLAAQLFNEFKQLFPENAVEYFVSYYDYYQPEAYIPQTDTYIAKDASINDAIDRLRHSATSSLLQRRDVIIVASVSCIYGLGSPDEYRSMHLALVEGQELGREELLRALVAMLYERNDIDFHRGTFRVRGDIVEIFPSCEEDRAIRVEYFGDTIEAIKEIDPLRGVVRRTMKEALIYPGSHYVTTRPRLLQAIESIKAELTERIDFLRDQGSLVEAQRIEERANFDLEMLQELGYCHGIENYSRHLTGRRPGEPPPTLLSYFPEDFLLFIDESHITIPQLQAMYRGDRSRKETLVGYGFRLPSALDNRPLNFAEFEQRARRVIYVSATPGPHELKKASGHIAEQVIRPTGLIDPRVIVKPAVSQVDDLLEEIRKRLKRKERVLVTTLTKRMSEDLAEYYAELGLRVKYLHSDIATLERTKIIRDLRLGVFDILIGINLLREGLDIPEVSLVAILDADKEGFLRSERSLIQTCGRAARNIHGEVIFYADHMTTAIMRALEETERRRKLQAGYNRRHHITPTTIKKSIRDVLTSVYEADYYTVPVAAEETEAFLTVEDIARRIESLEEEMKRAARDLEFERAAELRDRVRALRQQELAWR; encoded by the coding sequence GTGTCCTTATTTAATCTGGTTTCAGACTTCAAGCCGCTAGGCGACCAGCCTAAGGCCATTGAGGCCCTCACCCGTTCCCTGCAGAAAGGCCACAAGCACCAGGTACTCCTCGGTGTTACCGGTTCCGGCAAGACCTTTACCATGGCCCACGTCATTGCCCGGACAGAGCGGCCCGCCCTTGTTATAGCCCCAAATAAGACCCTGGCCGCCCAACTCTTCAATGAATTCAAACAGCTTTTTCCCGAAAACGCCGTGGAGTACTTCGTCAGCTATTATGACTATTATCAGCCGGAAGCCTATATACCGCAAACAGATACCTATATCGCCAAAGACGCCTCTATAAACGACGCCATAGACCGCCTGCGCCATTCCGCAACCAGTTCCCTCCTGCAGAGGCGGGACGTAATCATCGTGGCCAGTGTATCCTGTATCTATGGCCTCGGCTCTCCCGATGAATATCGCAGCATGCACCTGGCCCTCGTTGAAGGGCAGGAACTTGGCCGGGAAGAACTCCTGCGGGCCCTGGTCGCCATGCTTTATGAGCGAAATGACATAGATTTTCACCGGGGGACCTTTCGTGTACGCGGCGACATCGTGGAGATATTCCCTTCCTGTGAAGAGGACCGTGCCATCCGCGTCGAATACTTTGGCGATACCATCGAGGCCATTAAGGAAATAGACCCGTTACGTGGGGTAGTCAGAAGGACTATGAAAGAGGCGCTCATATACCCTGGCAGCCACTACGTGACCACACGCCCCCGCTTGCTGCAGGCCATCGAGAGCATAAAGGCAGAATTAACGGAAAGGATCGATTTTCTCAGGGATCAAGGAAGTCTGGTAGAGGCCCAGCGCATTGAGGAGCGCGCCAATTTTGACCTGGAGATGCTGCAGGAGCTTGGTTACTGCCACGGCATAGAAAATTATTCACGCCACCTGACCGGCCGAAGACCCGGAGAACCTCCACCCACCCTCCTGTCTTATTTCCCGGAAGATTTTCTCCTATTTATCGACGAAAGTCACATCACCATCCCTCAGCTTCAGGCCATGTACCGGGGAGATCGCTCCCGCAAAGAAACCCTGGTGGGATACGGCTTTCGTCTGCCTTCGGCCCTGGATAATCGCCCGCTGAACTTCGCCGAGTTTGAACAACGCGCAAGGCGGGTAATTTACGTCTCCGCCACACCCGGCCCCCACGAACTTAAAAAGGCGTCCGGCCATATAGCCGAACAGGTCATCCGGCCTACCGGTCTGATTGATCCCAGGGTTATTGTGAAACCGGCAGTGAGCCAGGTCGATGATCTCCTGGAGGAAATAAGAAAACGCCTTAAGCGAAAAGAACGGGTCCTCGTAACCACACTTACCAAACGTATGTCCGAAGACCTGGCCGAATATTATGCAGAGCTGGGGCTCAGGGTAAAGTATCTCCATTCCGATATTGCCACCCTGGAAAGAACAAAAATTATACGGGACCTGCGCCTCGGAGTCTTTGATATCCTCATTGGCATTAACCTCCTCAGGGAGGGTCTGGATATACCGGAGGTCTCGCTGGTAGCCATCCTGGACGCAGACAAAGAAGGCTTTTTACGTTCGGAGCGCTCCCTGATTCAGACCTGTGGCCGGGCCGCCCGGAACATACACGGCGAGGTTATTTTCTACGCCGATCATATGACCACGGCTATTATGCGGGCGTTAGAAGAAACCGAACGCAGGCGGAAGCTGCAGGCCGGATATAACCGCCGGCACCATATTACCCCGACCACTATCAAAAAATCCATAAGGGATGTCCTTACCTCGGTTTATGAGGCTGACTACTACACGGTGCCCGTGGCCGCAGAAGAAACAGAGGCGTTTTTAACCGTTGAAGACATCGCCCGGCGCATAGAATCCCTGGAGGAAGAGATGAAGCGCGCCGCCAGGGACCTGGAATTTGAGCGGGCTGCAGAACTGCGTGACCGCGTACGCGCCCTCAGACAGCAGGAGTTGGCATGGCGTTAA